Genomic DNA from Caldicellulosiruptor hydrothermalis 108:
GATTTGACTGTGAAAATAACCGACCTTACTTCAAAACAGCTAGATGCTCAAAACAAAACAAAATATTTTGCAAGTTTGCTTCAGAATATGGATTCAAAAAAAGCTGCAAAGATACTTGAGAACTTGTTAGATACAGATAGTCAGGTGGCAAATGATGTGCTTTCAGCAATACCATCTGAAACTGCATCAGAGATACTATCAAATATTGCGCCTGAGAAGACGATAAAATTATTAGGGATTTCAAACTCAAATCAAAAGACAAATTCTGAAGATATCTCTATTTTGACAAACATCTATAAAAACATTGACCCGAAAGTTGCAGCGTCAATATTTGAAAATATGATGAGTGATAATACAAAATATGCATTAGTGATTAGAATATTAAAATCACTTGATACAAAAACATCTTCGCAGATAATAAGTAACATGAGCGCTGAAAATGCTGCAAAGGTCACCTCAAGCCTTTCAGCATTGAGATAATCTAAAATTTAAACTTTTAAAAAGAAAGGGGGGAAAAGGAGAAGGTGGGCACGCAGAGCATTGTGAATACTAGTATGCTATTTTTTAAAACACCCACTGCAACATCGAAGACAAAAGATAGGCAGGAAAGCAGTATATCGTTTAAAGATGTTTTCAAAAAGACATCTGGCGATGCAGGAGATGTAGACAATAAAAGCAGTGTTTTGCCAAGAAAGGTAGTGACAGGGAGTTGTAGAGCAGCTATTGTATCTTCTCAAGGACAAGCTCAAAAGGATAAAGCTAATTTCCAAGAAGACAAACCTTTTTCTCAAGAGTTGCCAAACGGTACAAGCTCAGACTTAGAAAACCAGGTTCAACCCCAAGTATTGCAAGCTCAGATGATGGAATTTTTACAGCTAATTTTTAATTTGCTTCAAAGTGGTGAAAGCTTGGACAAGTTTAATTTAGAGCAGCTTTTTCAGAATAGCAGCATCCAAGGGACAGACTTTTTAAATTTGCAGCTGCGGTCAGTGCAGATGGACATGAATTTAGCTCAATATTTAAATTTAAACGCTAATCTGAGCGATAAAATAGCAATTTCTGAACTTTTACAAAACATTGTGCAGAAAATAGAGCAGAAAACTCAAAACCAGCAGGTTCTTAGCTTTAGCTTTGTCCAAGGCAATGGAATTACTACAGAAAATATTTTTAAGTTATTAGAAGAGCTCATATTTGGAAAAGAGGGTCAAAAGCCGTTTTTTGAAGTTAAATCAGATGATAGTTCATTGCTTAAAAGTTTGAGAAATCTTTTTGCACAGGAAGGTCAAAGCTTCAAAGTTTTGTCTGAAGCTAATGATGGGGCAGAGATTTTAGAGCAGGTTTTAAAAGAGCTTGAGAATATTGTTAAAAAATCAAATGACCAAAAAACAGTAAATAGTTTTAATTTGGAGAATTCAGAGAAAGTAGAAATAGGCGAAAAAGGTACTAGCAATTTTAATGGTATAGGTTCAAATGACAATGATTTTAACAAAGTTTTTTCAACCTTGCTGAGAAAAGAGAACAACACGAGCGTAAATGACGAAAAAGGAGAATCTAAAACTTTAGATTTGAGACAGCATGCTTTTGCTTTTCAGAACAAGGTAGAGAATATAGAGAATACTATGTCTTATCAAGATAACAAAAGAATAAAAGAACTCAGAATGTCTATAATTAGCCAGCTTGCAGACAAAATTTCTGTAATCAATAAACAGAATTTGACGACATTGCAGGTGAGCATAAAACCCGAGTGGCTTGGAAGTGTTGTGATTGAACTGAGCAAAGATAGCAGCGGGAAAATTTTTGGCAACCTCATTGTAACAACGCCGCAGGTGAAAGAAATCATAGAAGGGTCGTTGAGTAATCTTCTAACCATTCTAAAAGACCAGGGTATAAACATATCACAGCTAAATGTAAGCTTAGGAGGAAATTC
This window encodes:
- a CDS encoding MotE family protein, with protein sequence MAETKVVEDLTTENKPKKKEKKKRKGLLIFLIIFLILAGASFAAVYFNLFGAKNALDVFLKKTPFAKSTNKTQTVDMQKVYEKQIADLQKQKEALKSKLSLLEKQNANLQKQIEDLTVKITDLTSKQLDAQNKTKYFASLLQNMDSKKAAKILENLLDTDSQVANDVLSAIPSETASEILSNIAPEKTIKLLGISNSNQKTNSEDISILTNIYKNIDPKVAASIFENMMSDNTKYALVIRILKSLDTKTSSQIISNMSAENAAKVTSSLSALR
- a CDS encoding flagellar hook-length control protein FliK — protein: MNTSMLFFKTPTATSKTKDRQESSISFKDVFKKTSGDAGDVDNKSSVLPRKVVTGSCRAAIVSSQGQAQKDKANFQEDKPFSQELPNGTSSDLENQVQPQVLQAQMMEFLQLIFNLLQSGESLDKFNLEQLFQNSSIQGTDFLNLQLRSVQMDMNLAQYLNLNANLSDKIAISELLQNIVQKIEQKTQNQQVLSFSFVQGNGITTENIFKLLEELIFGKEGQKPFFEVKSDDSSLLKSLRNLFAQEGQSFKVLSEANDGAEILEQVLKELENIVKKSNDQKTVNSFNLENSEKVEIGEKGTSNFNGIGSNDNDFNKVFSTLLRKENNTSVNDEKGESKTLDLRQHAFAFQNKVENIENTMSYQDNKRIKELRMSIISQLADKISVINKQNLTTLQVSIKPEWLGSVVIELSKDSSGKIFGNLIVTTPQVKEIIEGSLSNLLTILKDQGINISQLNVSLGGNSTGQQYQEQQRFSQRRNLVVQGNEDSSRSIESLIYEMSESILNLRA